A portion of the Gossypium arboreum isolate Shixiya-1 chromosome 8, ASM2569848v2, whole genome shotgun sequence genome contains these proteins:
- the LOC108468623 gene encoding uncharacterized protein LOC108468623 codes for MESRPSNLSILAPPVFDGENYQAWVVKMQAYIEGCDYWEVVEEDYDVTPLPNNPTMNQIKIHNERTTRKSKEKSYLYASVSPAIFNRIMAFGSAKEIWDYLKAEYQGDERIKCMKVLNLIRKFKRLQMKESESIKEYSDKLIYIANKVRVLGTDLSDSRLVQKILVSVPKKYEATITSFENTKDLTQLRVVEFISTLQTRAEEANEAGRKHRKKH; via the coding sequence ATGGAATCGAGACCGAGTAACTTGTCCATCTTAGCCCCACCTGTGTTTGATGGAGAAAATTATCAAGCATGGGTCGTGAAAATGCAAGCATACATTGAAGGTTGTGATTATTGGGAAGTTGTCGAGGAAGACTATGATGTGACTCCACTTCCCAACAATCCAACTATGAACCAGATCAAAATACACAATGAGAGAACCACAAGGAAGTCTAAGGAAAAGTCTTATCTTTATGCTTCGGTTTCACCAGCTATATTCAATAGAATTATGGCTTTTGGATCAGCGAAGGAGATATGGGACTACCTCAAAGCTGAGTATCAAGGCGATGAGAGGATAAAGTGCATGAAGGTGTTGAACTTGATCAGAAAATTCAAGAGGCTACAAATGAAGGAGTCTGAGTCAATCAAAGAATACTCAGACAAGCTGATATATATTGCCAACAAGGTAAGAGTTCTTGGGACTGATCTCTCTGATTCTAGACTGGTGCAAAAGATACTTGTCTCTGTGCCTAAGAAATATGAAGCAACTATTACCTCTTTTGAGAACACTAAGGACTTGACTCAATTGAGAGTAGTGGAGTTTATCAGTACTTTACAAACAAGAGCAGAAGAGGCTAATGAGGCAGGAAGAAAGCATAGAAAGAAGCATTGA